From Pseudomonadota bacterium:
GCCAGGTTCGTCGAGCTCGAAGACGTAGGGGACCACTGCATGTCCTTGACACCGGCCACTCTATCGATGCGAAGCGCATCCAGAGGGCATGATCGGCAACGGTCTCGACGTGGCGTTCTGCACGCTCGAGCGGCGCCTGCAGATCCCTGTAGTAGGCCCCATTCGGACTTCCGGGCCGTTGTGTTAGTGTCCTGCATCCGCGATTACGTACATAAGTCGGCGAGCAATTGGCGACGCTCGGATCATCGAATCGACGCAGGCTGCGGTCCAATTTCGATGCAGTGCAGCGCTGTTTCCAGGAGATAGCCAAACGGCGATCAATGGCGTGAGCGGTGTCAAGGGCCGGCGAATCATGTGCGGGATTTCGGATACAGGACATTAGGTGGTCTGTGGATGGTGGCGATTGGCAGTAGGTACAGCTTGCTGCTGGGCGGTGGGCTTGTGGTGGTTTGCGCCGTGCTCGGCCTCGCCTGGCAACAGGGAGCTGGGTCGGAATCCCGTCGTGGTGCATCGACCGCAGCGCCCGGGGCGCCGCCCCCCGGGGTCGTGCCGGCGCCCCCCCCCGAGCGGACGCTTCGCGCCCAAGCCTCGGGCCCGAATATTCTGCTCATAACGATCGACACCTTGCGAGCGGACCATCTGCCCGCCTACGGATACGCGCGCAAGACGAGCCCCTTTCTGAGTTCGCTGGCGGCCGGGGGGCAGCGGTTTGTTCACGCGTACGCGACCTCGGCCTGGACCGCGCCGAGCATGGCTTCGCTGCACACCTCACTCTACCCCGGGGTTCACGGGGTGACCACCGGCAGCGCCAAACGGGGCAGGGTGGTGCGGCAGCAGGTGCTTCCCAAGCAGCTGCCCCGGCTTGCGGCGCGACTGCGTAAGGTCGGCTACCGGACCTTCGGGGTCGTGGCAAATGGCCATCTCACTCGCCGTTTTGGCTTCGCGCGGGGGTTCAATTACTACCGCTGCGTGGGTTTCCGCCCGCTGCGCGCGGTCCGGCGTACGGTGCACGAGTGGCTGCCGAAGCTGCAGTCCGGGAGCAAGCCTTGGTTCCTCTGGCTGCACCTGTTCGATCCACACGCGGCCTACAACCGTCGTGAGCCGTTCTTCGCGCAGCATTGGCCCCCCGACCAGCGGCGCTTTCCCGAGCTTGCGCGACTGGACATCCGTCCGCTGCGCAAGCGCACGCTGACTCCGGAAAAGCTCGAGTATCTGAAGCTGCTCTATGATAGCGAGATCCACCACGCCGACCGCTTTGTCGCCTGGCTTTGGCAGCGCCTGCCAAACCCAGAGCAGGCGCTGACGATTGTCTCCTCGGACCATGGTGAGGAGTTCCATGACCATCTGGGCGAGCCGACGGCCTCCACGCGGGCCGGCCTGGGCCACGGCTGGACCCTGTACCAAGAGATGATCGCGATCCCTCTGATCATGCATTGGAAGGGAACGATTCCGCCCGGTCGGGTGGTGAACACTCCCGTGTCCATGCTGGACGTGATGCCCACCATCCTGCGCGCTGCCGGCGCGGGGATTCCGTTTGGTGTGCAGGGCCTCGTCCTGCCGCTGGCAAAGGATGAGCCGCCGCCTAAAGAGCGGCCACTATTCGCGGAGAACTCGAAGCACGGGGAGGTTCGGGCCGTGGTACAGGGGTCGATGAAGCTGATTCGCTATCCCAACACGCCAGCCCACAACGCGCTCTTCGAGCTCGCGACGGATCCGCAGGAGCATCGCAATATGCTTGCCCTACGGCCTCTGATGGCCAAGCAGCTTGGGGCGCTGCTGGATACTTATGAGGCCAGGCGCCGACCGCGCAGTGAGCCCGCGAACGTGCAGCTGAGCCCGGAGGAGCAGGCACGGCTCCGGGCCTTGGACTACCTGCAGTAACCGGCGCTCTGTGGAGACCGACCGCGGTTGCCGGCCCAGGATCGCCGTGGCCGAGCGCGGCGGTGGGCTTGCGAGCGCGTTGGCGCGGGTGGTGGAGACCGACCGCGGTTGCCGGCCCAGGATCGCCGTGGCCGAGCGCGGCGGTGGGCTTGCGAGCGCGTTGGCGCGGGTGGAGCGGCCGCAACGGTCCTTGTTGGGCGATGAAAAGTGCCCGAAGCGTACAGGGACAGCGGTGCTGTGCACGGCAAGGCTGGCGACGGAAAGATCCACAGCACGTAGCCAATCGTCTTGCTGTGGGTATCGGGATTGGCCGACACGAGAGAGCCATGCAGGCGACGGCGCATGCGCGGGTTACGCCTCGCTGACTGACGGTTCATGAAAGTGCAGGGTCCCGCTGTCGGCATCCAGCGTGACAGGCGAGCCCAGCGGCAGCTCGTGGTTGTCGTCCACGTGGCCGGCGGGAACACCCATCAGCGTGGGCTTGCCCAGCGAGCCCAGTCGTTCTCGCAGCACGTGCCGCACCCCTATACCGTCAGCTCCGGGCAGATCCTGGAAGGCGCCGATGGCCACCCCTGACACCTGGTCGAACCAACCCGCATGCAACAGGCTCGTGAGCATGCGGTCGACCCGGTAGGGACGCTCGCCGACGTCTTCCAGAAAAAGCACGCGGCCGGAAAGGGCCGGCGCGTAGGGGGTGCCGGCGAGCGCAGCCAGCAGCGCCAGATTTCCTCCGGCAAGCAGTCCCTCGGCTGCCCCTCCGCTCAAGGGCTCGAGGCCCCGAAACGGCTCGGGCGTCGCCCCCTCGATCGCTCGCATCCAACGTTGCACCTGTGCTTGGGGACAATGCCCGAGGCTGCACACCATGGGCCCGTGCAGCGAGCGCACGCCAGCTCGCGACCAGGCCACGTGCAGCGCCGTGAGATCGCTGAAACCCACCAGCAGCTTTGGCTGGCAGGCGATCGCGGCGGTGTCGAGCAGAGAAAGCAGCCGGGTACAACCGTAGCCACCACGTGCGGCTACGATGGCGCGCGCGTCCGGATCTTCGATCGCTCGCTGCAGCTCACCGGCGCGCCGGGCGTCCGTACCGGCGAAGTAGCCGCTGCGTTCGAAGATGCTCTGGTCGAAACGCACATCGTAGCGCTTGCGCAAGCGCCTGACGCCGGCGTGAAAGGCCTCGGCAGGGAAGGTTCCGGAGGGGGCGACTACGCGGATAACGCAGCCGGGTCGCACGGCTGGGGGCGCGAGCACGGGATGTCAGGCCCGTTTGGATTGGCGCTTGCGCAGCAGCATCATGATGGGATCGTAGAAGCGGTCGACCACGCGCTCCTTGATGGGAATGATGCCGTTATCGGTCAGGTTGATGGACTCCGGGCACACTTCCGCGCAGCATTTGGTGATGTTGCACATACCGGAGCCGAATTCGTTTTTGACTTGAGGAATGCGGTCGTCGCAGTCGAGAGGATGCATCTCCAGGTTGGCGAGATGGATCATGAAGCGCGGGCCCACAAAACGCTCTTTCTGATCATGATCGCGCAGCACGTGGCAGACGTCTTGGCACAAGAAGCATTCGATGCACTTGCGGAACTCCTGAATGCGCTCGACGTCTTGTTGTCGCATGCGGTAGTTGCCATCGGCGTCGCGTGGCTTGGGCTTCAGGGGCGGTATCCGCTTGAGCTGCTTGAAGTTCCACGACACGTCGCAGACCAGATCCTTGATAACGGGAAAGGTCTTGATGGGCTGGATGGTGATCGTTTCGCCGTCGGGGTAGTCGCTCAGGCGGTTCATGCAGGCGAGCCTTGGCTTGCCGTTGATCTCCATGCTGCAAGAGCCGCACTTGCCGGCCTTGCAGTTCCAGCGCACGGCCAGATCGGTGGCATGCTCGGCCTGCACGCGGTGC
This genomic window contains:
- a CDS encoding LD-carboxypeptidase, whose product is MLAPPAVRPGCVIRVVAPSGTFPAEAFHAGVRRLRKRYDVRFDQSIFERSGYFAGTDARRAGELQRAIEDPDARAIVAARGGYGCTRLLSLLDTAAIACQPKLLVGFSDLTALHVAWSRAGVRSLHGPMVCSLGHCPQAQVQRWMRAIEGATPEPFRGLEPLSGGAAEGLLAGGNLALLAALAGTPYAPALSGRVLFLEDVGERPYRVDRMLTSLLHAGWFDQVSGVAIGAFQDLPGADGIGVRHVLRERLGSLGKPTLMGVPAGHVDDNHELPLGSPVTLDADSGTLHFHEPSVSEA
- a CDS encoding succinate dehydrogenase/fumarate reductase iron-sulfur subunit; translated protein: MPLMQGTKRSFRIWRGNSSGGQFKNYEIEVDTGMVVLDAVHRVQAEHATDLAVRWNCKAGKCGSCSMEINGKPRLACMNRLSDYPDGETITIQPIKTFPVIKDLVCDVSWNFKQLKRIPPLKPKPRDADGNYRMRQQDVERIQEFRKCIECFLCQDVCHVLRDHDQKERFVGPRFMIHLANLEMHPLDCDDRIPQVKNEFGSGMCNITKCCAEVCPESINLTDNGIIPIKERVVDRFYDPIMMLLRKRQSKRA
- a CDS encoding sulfatase; translation: MVAIGSRYSLLLGGGLVVVCAVLGLAWQQGAGSESRRGASTAAPGAPPPGVVPAPPPERTLRAQASGPNILLITIDTLRADHLPAYGYARKTSPFLSSLAAGGQRFVHAYATSAWTAPSMASLHTSLYPGVHGVTTGSAKRGRVVRQQVLPKQLPRLAARLRKVGYRTFGVVANGHLTRRFGFARGFNYYRCVGFRPLRAVRRTVHEWLPKLQSGSKPWFLWLHLFDPHAAYNRREPFFAQHWPPDQRRFPELARLDIRPLRKRTLTPEKLEYLKLLYDSEIHHADRFVAWLWQRLPNPEQALTIVSSDHGEEFHDHLGEPTASTRAGLGHGWTLYQEMIAIPLIMHWKGTIPPGRVVNTPVSMLDVMPTILRAAGAGIPFGVQGLVLPLAKDEPPPKERPLFAENSKHGEVRAVVQGSMKLIRYPNTPAHNALFELATDPQEHRNMLALRPLMAKQLGALLDTYEARRRPRSEPANVQLSPEEQARLRALDYLQ